The DNA window GATCCAGATCGACAGAAACAGAAAGTTGGTGGAGATAAATCCTCACACGATCTCAGATGCGGATTGAGTGAAGAAAAGTCTATTCATCAACATGAATAAGAAAAAACGTGTTATATGTGGTGAAGTCAATGCtgcaatatgaacaacatggaGGTTAATGGCAACTTCAGTCTGTTTAGTCAAAGAGTCACATGGATTCAAACATGCACCCAAGACCTTTTATTTAGAGTTTTGCATGCTGTACAAAATTATGATTAAAAACTAGCATTTGGCCGCAAAAAGATTTATacattgttttcattgtgaTAAAGTTAGAAGTGTTTCAACGTTTATGAGCAGAACAACCAACTATGAAGCTAAAGTCACAGTAACATTAGTGTAGTTCAGTTGAAAAGTCAGCGTGGTGGTTTGGATACACTTGTTGTCACTcggcctttgtttgtttgttacttATGAATTATTATGGTTTTGTTGTGAACGTTACGATCATCTACGTGACCCAAAAGACGTCCTTTAAAATACAGAACAGACAGTGCTGATGATatataatattgtctaaatcaaataaaacattcgCTCAGTCAGCATGCAGAGAAATCATGACAAACTCATAATAAGTAGCTGCAGTCCACTGGTCTAGGTGGGATTCTATCAACACAAATATAGCTTCAGATTGTTCACAAAAATCTACAGCAATGCGAAATATCAATATgatatattttttgttattcacaATTTTGTAAACTTTTATTTAATGCGTAACATGACTTCTAAGACAAGCAGATGACTTTGGTGTTGTGTAGCTACAGACTCACTGAAatagaaaatgtcaaaacatattCACCAAGAAGTTGGATATCCTTCCTTTACTTCTAACTCACGTTCACAGTGGTCTCCTTCCCGAAAGAGTAAGAATCTCTTTAGACCAGCCACGAAGGAAAGACACAGGAACAGGGTTACATTTATGTATCAAAGGAACTTTAATTTAAGTAGCTAGAAAGTGAAATATAAACCCCAAAATATGCTGTACTGTGTGTGATGGTACTGATAAGAAAGTCTCTGTGTGGATGTAAACTAACCTGCAGGCCTATTTGCTAAGAATGTAACTTTTACCATTGCAGACATACACAGAATGTTTCAAAAAACGTAGTATAACAAAGCAGTACAACAAAAGCTCAGCCAAGTCTATGAAAATTCTTGATGGGTGGAGAATGTGGAGAATGTGGCGAATGTGGCGAATGTGCAGTGCATTCCAGTTTCTGAACTAGTCCGCCCCAGTGGGTGGGCATGTCCACTAATGATAGAAACAATGGCTCATGGGAAAGGCGCTCCGTTTCGTTCTGAAAAATATGGAACGCCGAGttaagggagagaaaaaaagaagaaaaaaaagcatgattcTCGAAGGATGTGTCCTTGAtccgttgttttgtttgtccactCTTCTTCGCCAATCTTTCATTTGTTTCCCATGCTGTCATGAGACAAAGCGCTCAAGGCAGTTTCACCACCACCACGCAGGCGCCTGCCCTGCCAATGTTGAGAGGGACCTCCTGCAGGATGACAGCGGGGTTAGCATGAGGCCTCTGATCTGAGACTCTCTTCAAAAAGAACCCCATTTTGCTTCATGCAGATAAGAGCGTTACAGTTgcaaaactgaagaaaaaaagattgcaaGCTATAAAATATGTATTGGATTCAGCCGAATTCTCCTCCCAAAGCGAGTTAACTGGAACCCTGCTGCTACATGCAACTGGTTCTCGCTAAAACAAGCTAAAAATCCATTTAgaagattaaacatttttaatgtcAACAGTTCCTTTTTTATGTGGTGATCATTTATGGGTTGATGTGATTACCTCGGTCCACTCGTTGTTCTGCGCATCGTAGGACTCGACGGTGTTGAGATAAGACTGGCCATCGTATCCGCCCACAGCATAAAGCCTGTCACCCAGCAGGCAAACCCCCACTGCGTCCCGGGGGACGCTGAGGGAGGACACAGTGGTCCATGTGTCCGTCTTAGGGTCGTACCTGTAAAACAATATCTTCCACTGTTTATTGGATGACGGGTTTTatggttgaaaaaaagaagacaaagagaaaataaaatgcgcGAGCCAATCAACGTGTCTCTCAAGAGGACGGCCGTGTCCCATCCCCAATTAGTGAGAAGCCCTGTTTGCCGTCTTTAATCACAGATGTCTGCACGGTTTACTTTATTCGCCACCCACAGAGAGCCAGATTGACACTAGAAGTAAAAATGGTTTCTTGGACAGCAGCTGGCAGCTCCTGGGTCCACCGAGAGCTGGACTCAGGAGTGACTGATGATGTGGTTgaattcttttctcttttttttcaccatgtTGACCTCTAAGATGAGGACAAAGAAGACAAACTTTAGGATTTTCGCTCCGTGATTTCaggtttttaaatgaacattttgtcCTGTTCTGCTGGATTTACTGGTTCAGTTCAATGCTGCTTCACGTAGTTTATTTTATCAATTTTAagcaaatacatttgtttgcaaAAACCATATACGCTCTCATTGTGGAGACCTTATAGATATTATTcctttttagtaaaaaaaagagtaaactcACTGTTTTAAAGATCAAATTGTTGCTCTTTCATTGACTAACGAGAAAGAATAATTATTACAATTTGAGAGCATTTTGAGGAGTAATTGgataataaaatgtcaaatgggGGAAAACATACAAACCAAGAAGATATTTTGTGCAGTGAATTATCACTGAGATGCTCTACTGTGATGTACATCAGATCCAGATTCAGAACATTATGGCCACTAGATGGTGCCAGATAGTGAGAAATTAAAAAGCTTTAGATCTCTTCAACCGAGCATTGTGTTGTAATACAGACAAGTCTCAAAATGCAGGAACAGGGTGTGGATCGTTTCTCTTTTTCCCAACCCATAACTGAATTCAACTGCAATCCAGAGCCGCTTAtggatgtttgtttgtgcttgtgtgtgtgtgtgtgtgtgtgttatccagAGCAAACACCTTTCAACACAATCGGAGAGCCTGGAGCAGTGGTTGGACGCTGGGGCGTCGTGGCCCCCGACAGCATACAGGAAGTTGTTGTACGTCGCCACACCGACCCCCCCTCGCCTCTTGGCCATGGGGGTACACATGCTCCACTTGTTGGTGTGCGGATCGAAGCACTCCATTGACCGCAGGCAGGAGCTGCCGTCGCGCCCCCCTACTGCGAACAGCCTGAgcaatgaaaccaaaaaaaccaaaatatCACGTGACGTCCGAAATGCACGTACAGAGCGAGTGGACCTGTGGGGAGACGCTCACATCAGTCAGGATTGTTGTAGAATATAACGATGGAAAGGTGATATTGTGATGGATTTTGAAGATACATcagtgagcggggggggggtagcattttttttttcaaaggccCTTACCTTGTGAGGGTTCTCCAGCAGAGAAATCACACGTTTTAAGTGCTTGTAGCTCACAGGCCCGACAGAAAGTAGAGACGGGGGAAACACTTTCCTTGTTGTCTATATTTGACCCAGATGCAGAAATAACTCTGCGTTGACTTTAACTTTGAGAGCTTGTTCCTACTTCAGCACACAAACCTCATAGGCATTTAATGCATACAAATATACAAAGTGTCTTGCTTTTAAAGAGGCTAGATTCCCCTGAACAAATGAACACACTGACCAGAACAGCATTTTCTGACTATTGCAGGCGTTTATCTCACACTATGAGACTATAAAGGATGATTCTGCATTCCAGAAGCATAATGTTGTCAAACTATCACTACACTGATGCTTCACCGTGAGTTACATAACCATACCTGTGTTATTGTACCTTCTATTCCAAGTACATAACATTACATACATGTTTACTATCCACAGAATTGTTTTCttatatttcaatttttttttttttcaatcagcaAATCAACTTTCAGAAAAGACCTTATCACTACTGCAGTGCACTTGCATGAAAACCACAGATGGCTTATCTTAATTAAAGCAAACGTGGTTTGTGCTTAAATTTCAAGTCAAACAAGGTGATGTTATAAAAGGCTGGCTGAAACATGAATAACAACGCGTATAGCTGATGTACTGTCATTCCAACCCTACATTGGAGGAGCAAACTTGCTGTAATCACTGTCTGTAGTCATCTACCTCCTCACTTTGTTGCCAGGGACCTCTACCTCAGGCTCAGGGATATTTTAAAGGAGCAAAAGGACAACAGTGGCATTAAGTGTGTAGCTTGATACAGCAACTTACTTTCCGTTGAGCGCTGTGACCCCCATGGTGCTCCGTGGTGTCGACATACTCGCCACATAGTTCCACTGTCTGGCCTGCGGGTCCCAGCGCTCCACTGTGTTGAGGTAGCTCCAACCGTCGTGGCCTCCCACAGCGTACATTGGGCCCTCCAGCACAGCGATACCTACACAAATGGAAATGCACATTTCAGGGAtataaagaagaagaactttGGTTTAGAAACATCTTAAAATAAGAATTGCGTTTACATTAGCTTTACAACGTGTAAACTGCGTGTAAACATGTGGGAGCACGTACGCTTCACATGAGTCACCGCCCTGTTCCTGCACCAGCCCAGAACAGGCACAGCAGACACCACGGCCGTAGGAGGGCCTCTCGGGGTTAACTCAAGGCAGTTTTCCGATGTTTGGAAAGGGAAGAGGTGAGCAGGGGTGTGGGCTCCCAGCTCCCTGAATGTGCTTCAAGATAATGTGCTTCatacttttgtatttatatctatatttgTTTAAGTTTATTATTGACGTTTGTGAAATAAAGCCTTGTTTTATTTGACAGTTCACCGAGAGAGCTGACGCAGAtgtatgtttttcattttaaggcTGGACAGGCTGATTCATGCAACTAACCAAAGCTGTTCAGAAAACAGGAAGACTATAAAACGGCATTGTTATCCCTTATTCCTAAGTCACAGAGGAAAGCGGTTTTCCCCTGCAAATATCCAGAGGATGTTTTAACACAATGGGTTTTTGTATTACCACCCTTATTTCCTGTGGTGAAAGTTCAATTATTTGGAAAGAACACGAGGGCAGGACTGCATTCAGAGAACCTGGGAAACATAAACACTGTCCAATAGAAACTATtgagccttttctttttattaacaaCTAGCGCTGGGTAGGGGAGGGTGAGGAATAGGAGGGCCGAGCGCCACCTGACGAGCGCCACCTGACAAGCTTTGATAGAGAAATGGGAACATATCAAAGGTCTACCTCAAAGAAATGTAtgagtattttttttaccagctgTTCCCCTCCTGAGGACGCATCAAGCAGCTTTTGGTGTTTCATAAAACCGAACTAGAACCTCAAACCTTGAAATAAGAGTTGAGTGCATGGATATCCAGTAAATAATACTGTGCTACAAgtacaaatattattttaaaaagtcatttatCATGAGATAATAGTTTCTGATCTATTAATGTGTGCACCGCTTTAATGTTATAGTTGGTAAAACCAGAGctaatttcaacttttttttagagGTAATAATAATTAAGCTATATATTACTTAATAATTTTCATAGTTTAGTTTTTCCCTCTAAGTTGTTGTGAAAATAtggaaatactcaagtaaaatACAAGCATCTATTGTCCAGTACTTGAGTAGCCTAATTCTGCTGAGTTCAATTTCGGTAttgctagaaaaaaaaatgaatacataatgTTATTACATGTCTCACAGAAAACTCACAAAatcctttctttgtttctttctagTCAAAAAAGTGGAGCTACATTTGGCCCCCGAGAGCCACTCACCGAGGCCATGCCTGTGTGTGGACATGGGGGGCATCGTAGACCACGCGTTGTGGATCGGGTTGTAGCACTCCACCATGTTGGATGTCTTGAGTCCGTCCCTCCCTCCGACCACATAAAGCTTGTTGTCTATCACGGCGACACCGAACTGCAGCCTGCGTCCGTTCATGACGCCGACCTGGTCCCAAGTGTTGGTCCGCAGGTCGTACTTCTCGATCGTGGTGGAGCCTGAGAGCCCAGACaagaaaatgttaaattgtaaatgaacTTGTCTTGCTGGTGACCGCTGCAGTGATGCTTGGGCATGAGAGCATACCTTTGGTGGCATCCATCCCCCCCACAGCATAAAGTGCGCCCACGGTGGACTTTCTTGGTTTGGTTCTTGGGCTCTGGAACATGGGACGTCTCTCGGGCAGAAGATGGTACTTCATGGCCTCCATCAGCAACTTTTGGCATTCCAGATCATCGGAGAACATCTTGTTGTTTTCCAGATCGGCGAGGAGCTGCATTTCAAGGCATCACTTTAATGGATTTTATTGTAATAAATCCTTTAATCAAGAGATaatgtgtacaaaaaaaaaactcaatagaATTTGTATATAGACTTCCCCTTTATTTACATATaagaaaatgtatgttgatcTATTGCCAGGTGTCATGTAGAATTACAGTGAGAACGGCTTGTTGGGACACAACACCGTGTATATAAATAGATCTGGTACAAGCAAGTCTTAAATAATGGGGTTGATCTTAAGTGCAGGAAATCAGTCAGAATTTGAATCTGTATGGAATCACTTAAATACCACTTAAACCTCATACAGCTACTTTAAATTGAGCCTCACTCTACGGACCAAAGTAgtaacttttaaaaatgtttaaatgtaatttttcaTCACACATTTAATTTTCCTTAATTAAGTATTAAACTAATGATCTTAGTACACCTGCAATTAATTTATGGGACGCTAGTCTGCTCATCTCTTCAGTTTTTACTAAATAAAGTACAGTTTTTGATAGATGTTTTTTTAGGGActcatttcccttttctgttgTTTATCTAATTGCCAGCCAACAAAATCTCCCTATCCAAAACATAACTAAAATAGTTTCTGATTAAATTTTGTAGTATATCATGTTTATTCATTCACTTCATTGTTTACAGACAAAACCTTTGTGCATTTATTCTTTTCCTCCATCTGTTCACCCAAAGGCAATATTTTCATACTTTAGATCTGCCAAAAAGTCCCCTTAGGATTTGATGTTTTGTAAATTAGGTTTACATCACACAGTTGTAAAGGAGAATGCTTACTCTCAGCAATACAACATTCATAAACCATGAGTTGCAGTGGAGtgtttaaaacaataataattgaaaGATAATAGTCTGACAATGTGTATAAAATCATGTGTAGTTCTCATGCTGTCAATTTGATGTATCACTCCGAGGGCAGATTTCTTCtctttagaaaaacaaatggatgaTTGACAATGCAGTAGTTCATTTCCTTTCAATGGTCAACTGGAATTTCCTTCAGTAAATGTGTGGTACTTAAAGCTGTCAATTTAACGATTAAATCATCTTTCAAGCGAAAATGCTGAATAATGCACACACAGAATAACCGAATATGATTGGAGATTATTATAAAGATTATTACTAAGATAgaacaatatattttaatgttataCGTTGCACTCTAAAaagatattttcatttcatttctttttgacaTTTCCTGTTCTAGACAAAAAGTACAGATCCTGATCATCCCCTTTTCTGACCTTCTCTACCCGTTCACCCGCTTTCTCACCTGCGGCGGAAGAAGAGGCAGGCGGATGAAGACGAGTAGCACCCCAAGGTCCTTTTGTCGATGCTCGACGTCATACCTCACCCACATCATCAAAGCCTGGAAGATGGTCTCCTCATCGGGGACGTTGATTTCATCGCTGGAGAGCAGCTTAACGATCTCAGCCGTGGGGAGCAGCAGGAACTCCTGGTTCTGAATGACCTCCAGGAAGTGTTCCTGGAACACAGAGGAGACAGGTAGGAGGAGATAATCATCAGCCATTAGCCAAGGACTATGCTTCGTctagtgttgtgtgtgtgtgtgtgtgtggctttattTCTATAATTCTGAGGAtgacagaaggacagagaggtgAAAAATGAGTGCAAATAGATATACAACGGCAATTTATAGGTCTCTATTGGCAATTTATTATAACTGGCAGTGAAACGCTAACTCACACATTGAATGAACAGATGAAACTGTTTTCTGTTTCACTTAACATCATTGCAGCAGCAGACCTCAGGCTTCCATCTGCCAGAAACCAAGCCTCTTCATGAGACTGTGCAACATTTTTGCTGCTGCATAAAACCATCAAACCAATATAAGATGCTGATTAATGAGATAAAGAAAAGCGCTGCAAACCCACATTACCATCACACCCACAACAGTGTCCGGCGCTAAGTTCTTGTGCAAGCTGTTCTCTATTGCCTTTCTTAAGATTGATCTTCCATTTACTGGCCACAAGCCCGGGCAATATAACAGCGCTGCATGGCCACCTCTTCAAGGACATTGTCCCTGAGCATTTCCATTAGAGATGATGCTACATAAAACTCCCTCCTGCCCCTACAGTATATTCATCATAAAATCACATTAAAGAAACACGTAGAAATCCTTGGCTATAATAACTGGTTTCTTTATAAAAAATGCAGCTCAGAATTCATTATTTGGCTACTTTATTAATCGTTGAGCCTACATGCTcaacaattaagaaaaaaaagcaggctaTTGATCATCAACCTGCAACAAATCACAAAGACTTTCCAATCTATTACGAGAGCAGGTTTTCAGGGCTCAACACGGAGAGCCTAAATGAAATGAGGGACATCTATTGATCTGTTGGTGTAGTACTGAGGGAGAAATGTCTTCCTTCTTTTGTGTTGCTTTAGACCATTTATCTCGATTACCAGTCCCGAAGAACAAAATTGAAAGCttcataaacattaaaaatgatatgtTTTTAGATACCGGGAAACTCATTTGTGGGTAAACTGCTTGGAAAAGAAAATCAGTGGGAGAGGACACCAATTGATTCAACTACTGCAAGTGAGTAATTGCGTAATAACAGTGTTTTCTGAAAAGGAAGAACGCTGATGTTTAATGGGAGAGAGCTTGGGATAATCACTTTTTAAGAGCATGTGATTACCATGCAATTTGCAGAAAAATTACTGTATTTTGcaattttcctaaaaaaaaaatgtttacaatgaattattattttttgtcaaGTTAATGCTTTCTGGCCAGCATTCATCCACAATTCAGTGTAAGCCTCTATGGATCTTTGTTGCATTATGTAGCAGCCCTTCACAGCTGCATGCTCCTCTCTTGGTTTCTCAAAACTTTAAACTTGAACAAAAAATGGGGCGACtctttgaaaaaggaaaaggatgtTCGGCCAGATCTCAAACAGGAAAACCATGCTTATCAAAACACAACTTGCTCCGCTCACAGACCAGAGGACGCAGCCGAGGAAGCCCACAGCTCTCGCTGCTCATTACTATAGTGATTGAACAGGAAGTTGAACCTCTTGTGCAGTTTGATGATTAGATTAACCTCCGGGGCCTGGGgcctatacacacacaggctgagCAGATGTCCTCTAGGAGATAACGCCTGCCTCGTGCTATCACGTCTGCGTGGCCAAACAAGATGTTATCCGCAGCAGTCGAAAGTTTGGACCCACCTTCCCGTCCACTGGTATATGTGCATGaatcaaatacatattttcctGACAGAAATACATAGAAGCCTGGTTTTGCATAAATCAGATGTGGTATCTCAGGCAGAAAACTAAATCTACATAAAGTGAGAGCATGAAACTATTCAATTTCTATTCAAATGTGGGCGTCACCCATTTCTCAGCTGAAATTAGATGATATAAAAAACCAAGACACTGATAGCTCACACCTTTACAGTTACTAActaacctaaaaaaagaagacaggcataaatatttcaatgtgttatacacagtatatgtgcacgtgtatgtatatatatatatgctcgtAATGTATATATGCATTTGCCTTACACAGGTTTTACTGAGATACAAATGTGATGAGCAAAGGCTTTGATTATGTGGAGCAGTGTgggctgcctttcagcacatgCAGAgttaattaaattacattttaaaatactcTTGTTACTATTTCATTACCACGACTGCCCTTGTGTATATGTGTAATGGAGAAATACTTTGAGAGTGTGGGAGCTCTTCTTCCAAAGTGAATAATTCAGCCCTCCCCGGCCGTGTAAATGTGGTACAGTGCCAATCTCCCTCCTACCATGGTGTAGTTATGAGCCACGTTGAGCAGGTCCACACAGCCTTGGGCGTCTGCAAAGGAGCGTATTCCCAGGCAATTGGAGGGATGCAGCTGTTTCATCAGGAAGTTACAGCAAACCTCGATGACTTGTGAAAGCTGGAGGAGGCAAGCTGCCGCCAATAAACTCTCAATGGTCTCCTCTTTGAGCTCAAGGACGCCTGCAATGTCGGGGACAAGCAAAACCTACTTTAATACCGTGACTGAAGGGAACCATAATAGAAAATGCAGCGCTGGGAGAGGATCTGCAATTGAACAAATaatcatcatttcatcatttgaaaCTTTTTGTTACAGTTTGAACACTATGGATGTGGGTATTCTCAACAATGCTTTTCAAAATGGATTTGTCTTGTAGAATAAAGCCCCGCTATGTTTGTAGTGTTGCTCTCTCAGTCAGTGATGAATTGCCTTATTGATCCATTTTAATCATGTTGGATATCAGAGGTCTCATAACTACTTACAAGAGCTAGTGAATGTCTTTACGAGCACTCACCAGTGTAAGCAAAATGAACCAGGGATCTAAGGGCCTCTGGATCGACTCCCTCCATCTTGATCTCCTCCTGCTTTGCCTCTCTCACGTCGCTGGTGAACATAGCTGCAAAGTAGTCCGACACGGCACTCAGGACTAGTCTGCCACAGAGGAAACACAGTGAATTAATGCTCTTGTGCCGCACATGGGTTTGCATGTCAATGGGAGATCTAGTGGCTGATCATTTTATTGATTGTGTGTCCTCCAAAAGAGCTCTGCTTCTCAAGGAAAGGGCCTGTTTTTTGCAGCGTATTGTATCACAGTTGCTCGCAGAATGCTTTTACGCCGTGCTACTGTTTCCACACATCCACTGATCCCCTATGATAAATCAAATTACTCAAGATACTCAATGTAGCTAATACCTTCACATGTCAGACTTTACAATTTTGTCAGATCATTTTCTAGCTCAGTAACACAATGAGGGATCATTTGGCTGAATTAAATTAAGTGACGCAGTCGAACGGTCAACAGTTTCAATCCTGTTGCGGTTTGtaatatttctataaataatTCGATAATTTATCACTTATTTAGTTCCACTCTCCATGCTTCACTTGGTTCTGCCCTACAATCAAATACAAAGCCACAATAAGACGGAGCTGACTTCTTCAACTAGGTCAGTCACTGacgcttctttctctctctgcggaGAATTCTGGTTTCTGTTTGGTGAATCTATCTGGATAAACTAACATAATATGCTGGCAGGCAGAAGAAAGCACACAAAGTCAGGGATTGTGGTGCAATGAACGTGATGCCTCTGTGCATTCAGGAGATTTCACTGCATGCCACTCAGACGAAGGGCTGAATGCCCAAATATTGACATATCCATGACTTGGATCACCGGGCTCGTCCACGTCGCAGATGTAATGTGGAAATGAGCAAGGGCAGAGGTGTAATTAGATCACAGCTATGTGcattatttatacacacaccAGTGAACATGGAGTTTGCAAAACAGAACAATCTgcctttgcattttgaaagatGATCTGATTATTCCTAAAATGGACTGGGActgacaaaatatatatatatatgtggtggcgggcgtggttttggctcggccgcagagggagagagagggggagcggctcggggaacagtgccaggtgcaaacacttgacaaccagctggggtgaattaacgtgtgtcctctcgcccctataatgacagtgaggcgggcgagcgaggagtGTGCCAccccgagcgagcgagcgagcgggatACCGGCGAATTGCAGCAGAGCACGAAATAAAAGCGTTTTGAAACCCGCcaccctgaggtcctgtgccttgtctgtagcccccacgcacccacaccgtacagtggcgcccaactcggcggaggaTGACAGACGAGGGGCAGCAGGGCATGCCGACCCAACCAGTGCTCGCGCTGGGGCAAATGATGGGAGAACTGGCGGCAATGCAGAGGGAACAAGCGGAGGCGAACCGGCAGTTTCTGGggatgctccaggcccaggtggggaggcaggcccaggcgctggagcaattggtggagcggtcgggaccatcaccaccaccatcggGACCATCAGCAATGgcaagcctgaccctccaccgcatgacggcggaggacgacccccaggcgttcctggaagccttcgaggcaacggcggaggcgtgcggatggccggggggggaatgggccgttaggctgctcccgctgctgaccggggaggcgcagacggccgccatggggcttcccccggcggcccggcgggactacccagcggtgcggaaggccgtggtcgaccggctgggactgctgcccgaggaccacaggcggcgATTCCGGAGcgccaggctgggaccggaggaccgacccttcgcctacgggcagcggctccgggacgcggccgccaggtggctccggccgaacGGGGAAGGAACGGCATCGGAggtcgtggagaaggtggtgctggaacagtttgtggaggggctcccggcccgcacGGCAGCGTGGGTCCGCTACCACCGCCccccgacgctggaggcagccaccaccctggcctgGGGtgcacctggcggtgcaccccagcgggcggggcgaccgggagggcgcgccgccaTCAATCCGAGGAGCAGCCACGCCacggggatggagccagcagccgaccgcggggcggcccataccggccccacggcgggcGCCGACGGccctacaccgggaccccccgaccccagcaagccccggcacccttcctgacccgccgggaggttctcaaacgtcagggcaggagtgctggaggtgcgggcagcccggccacctgcggagggagtgcccgctgatggaggtggggcaggtgatccgggttgccggcgctccatcaccctcccccggcccgggagcgacgtaccgcgttccggtaagaatccaggggggtacacgccaggcgatggtggattcgggctgttcgcagtc is part of the Pungitius pungitius chromosome 2, fPunPun2.1, whole genome shotgun sequence genome and encodes:
- the klhl4 gene encoding kelch-like protein 4 isoform X2; the encoded protein is MNNNSSDEFFQATNHAEQTFRKMETYLQHKQLCDVLLIAGDHKIPAHRLVLSAVSDYFAAMFTSDVREAKQEEIKMEGVDPEALRSLVHFAYTGVLELKEETIESLLAAACLLQLSQVIEVCCNFLMKQLHPSNCLGIRSFADAQGCVDLLNVAHNYTMEHFLEVIQNQEFLLLPTAEIVKLLSSDEINVPDEETIFQALMMWVRYDVEHRQKDLGVLLVFIRLPLLPPQLLADLENNKMFSDDLECQKLLMEAMKYHLLPERRPMFQSPRTKPRKSTVGALYAVGGMDATKGSTTIEKYDLRTNTWDQVGVMNGRRLQFGVAVIDNKLYVVGGRDGLKTSNMVECYNPIHNAWSTMPPMSTHRHGLGIAVLEGPMYAVGGHDGWSYLNTVERWDPQARQWNYVASMSTPRSTMGVTALNGKLFAVGGRDGSSCLRSMECFDPHTNKWSMCTPMAKRRGGVGVATYNNFLYAVGGHDAPASNHCSRLSDCVERYDPKTDTWTTVSSLSVPRDAVGVCLLGDRLYAVGGYDGQSYLNTVESYDAQNNEWTEEVPLNIGRAGACVVVVKLP
- the klhl4 gene encoding kelch-like protein 4 isoform X1, which encodes MSVSGKKDFDVKQILRLRWRWFSHSSQGSAGGGGGGGGGVGGYIQQDGLDHRGPAVQGRLKSHSRERGVGGLRKTNSPVHGILAPTPGPTPVYVRAGQQSWHLQQNTIQGLQVNQESSKSSPSPNTPRKEDAITGQEDVKNSTVEPAEMEARERLALSTFSRMNNNSSDEFFQATNHAEQTFRKMETYLQHKQLCDVLLIAGDHKIPAHRLVLSAVSDYFAAMFTSDVREAKQEEIKMEGVDPEALRSLVHFAYTGVLELKEETIESLLAAACLLQLSQVIEVCCNFLMKQLHPSNCLGIRSFADAQGCVDLLNVAHNYTMEHFLEVIQNQEFLLLPTAEIVKLLSSDEINVPDEETIFQALMMWVRYDVEHRQKDLGVLLVFIRLPLLPPQLLADLENNKMFSDDLECQKLLMEAMKYHLLPERRPMFQSPRTKPRKSTVGALYAVGGMDATKGSTTIEKYDLRTNTWDQVGVMNGRRLQFGVAVIDNKLYVVGGRDGLKTSNMVECYNPIHNAWSTMPPMSTHRHGLGIAVLEGPMYAVGGHDGWSYLNTVERWDPQARQWNYVASMSTPRSTMGVTALNGKLFAVGGRDGSSCLRSMECFDPHTNKWSMCTPMAKRRGGVGVATYNNFLYAVGGHDAPASNHCSRLSDCVERYDPKTDTWTTVSSLSVPRDAVGVCLLGDRLYAVGGYDGQSYLNTVESYDAQNNEWTEEVPLNIGRAGACVVVVKLP